The Ketobacter sp. MCCC 1A13808 genome includes a window with the following:
- a CDS encoding SCP2 sterol-binding domain-containing protein, whose amino-acid sequence MSLKFLSDEWFAKVDELKAAAGDIEVPASMADLVINLTVTGTDSGDVDIALNAGMIEKGHKDGAPTKMILPVDLAQRLFIDNDQSAGMQGFMSGQIKIEGDMSKLMAMQTVQPSADQKALQKEILAVTAS is encoded by the coding sequence ATGAGTCTCAAATTTCTGTCCGATGAGTGGTTTGCTAAAGTAGACGAGTTAAAAGCGGCAGCCGGTGATATCGAAGTACCCGCATCCATGGCCGATTTGGTGATTAACCTGACAGTGACCGGAACCGATTCCGGTGATGTCGATATCGCTCTGAACGCTGGTATGATTGAGAAAGGCCATAAAGACGGCGCACCGACGAAAATGATCCTGCCGGTTGACTTGGCACAACGCCTGTTTATCGATAACGATCAATCAGCCGGTATGCAGGGCTTCATGTCAGGTCAGATCAAAATTGAAGGCGACATGAGCAAATTGATGGCGATGCAGACGGTTCAGCCTTCTGCAGATCAGAAAGCATTGCAGAAAGAAATTCTGGCAGTGACCGCTTCTTAA
- a CDS encoding P-II family nitrogen regulator → MKMITAIIKPFRLDDVRELLTEVGITGMTIEDVKGFGRQKGHTELYRGSEYVIDFVPKIKIQLAVSDENTAVAVDAIEKAANTNKIGDGKIFVETLEQAVRIRTGEVGEDAL, encoded by the coding sequence ATGAAAATGATTACTGCAATCATCAAGCCTTTTAGGTTAGATGATGTGCGAGAATTGTTAACGGAAGTCGGAATTACCGGAATGACCATCGAAGACGTAAAAGGGTTCGGTCGGCAAAAGGGGCACACAGAATTATACCGGGGCTCTGAATACGTAATCGACTTCGTTCCGAAGATAAAAATTCAGCTCGCCGTATCCGATGAAAACACGGCAGTGGCCGTTGACGCGATAGAAAAAGCAGCCAATACCAATAAAATCGGCGATGGAAAAATCTTTGTGGAGACCTTGGAGCAAGCAGTGAGAATCCGCACCGGTGAAGTGGGCGAAGACGCTTTGTGA
- the ccoN gene encoding cytochrome-c oxidase, cbb3-type subunit I: protein MSNSLAATPHYEYAVVKQFTVMTVFWGIVGMAVGVFIAAQLAFPALNFDTPWLTYSRLRPLHTNAVIFAFGGCALMGTSFYVVQRTCQTVLFAPGLAKFVFWGWQLVIVSAVITLPLGITSSKEYAELEWPIDIFLAIVWIAYAVVFFGTIVKRTTSHIYVANWFYGGFILTVALLHIVNSLAIPVSLTKSYSVYSGATDAMVQWWYGHNAVGFFLTAGFLGMMYYFVPKQADRPVYSYRLSIVHFWALISVYMWAGPHHLHYTALPDWAQSVGMVFSLVLLAPSWGGMINGIMTLSGAWEKLRDDPVIRFLIVALSFYGMSTFEGPMMAIKTVNALSHYTDWTIGHVHSGALGWVAMITIGSTYALVPWLYGKKEMHSVGLVNTHFWLATLGVVLYITAMWVAGISQGLMWRAINDDGTLTYSFVEALKATHPYYIVRLIGGMVFLSGMFLMAYNMYKTMSTPKAASTNTAAQPA from the coding sequence ATGAGCAATAGTCTAGCTGCAACGCCGCATTACGAGTATGCCGTGGTGAAGCAATTTACGGTAATGACCGTTTTCTGGGGCATCGTGGGTATGGCTGTCGGCGTATTCATTGCCGCCCAGCTTGCGTTCCCCGCGCTTAATTTTGATACACCCTGGCTCACTTACAGCCGGCTTCGGCCGCTGCACACCAACGCGGTTATCTTTGCGTTTGGCGGTTGCGCCTTGATGGGGACGTCTTTTTACGTGGTCCAGCGCACCTGCCAGACCGTGCTGTTTGCACCCGGGCTGGCGAAATTCGTCTTCTGGGGTTGGCAACTGGTAATCGTGTCCGCAGTGATCACATTGCCGCTCGGGATTACGTCGTCAAAAGAATACGCTGAACTGGAATGGCCTATTGATATTTTCCTGGCGATTGTCTGGATTGCCTATGCGGTGGTCTTTTTCGGTACCATCGTAAAGCGCACCACATCCCACATCTATGTCGCGAACTGGTTCTATGGCGGATTTATACTAACGGTAGCGCTTCTGCATATTGTAAACAGCTTGGCAATTCCCGTATCGCTCACCAAATCCTATTCGGTCTACTCCGGGGCTACCGACGCCATGGTGCAGTGGTGGTACGGGCATAATGCGGTGGGCTTTTTCCTTACCGCCGGTTTTCTAGGCATGATGTATTATTTTGTGCCGAAACAAGCTGATCGTCCGGTTTATTCCTATCGGCTTTCCATCGTCCATTTCTGGGCATTGATATCGGTATATATGTGGGCAGGCCCCCATCACTTGCATTACACCGCACTGCCGGATTGGGCGCAGTCAGTCGGCATGGTGTTCTCCCTGGTGTTACTGGCTCCGTCCTGGGGCGGTATGATCAACGGCATCATGACGTTATCGGGCGCCTGGGAAAAGTTACGGGATGACCCGGTCATCCGCTTCCTGATCGTGGCGTTGTCGTTCTATGGCATGTCCACCTTCGAAGGTCCGATGATGGCAATCAAAACCGTTAACGCACTTTCCCATTATACGGACTGGACTATCGGCCACGTGCATTCCGGCGCTTTGGGCTGGGTTGCCATGATCACTATCGGGTCAACCTATGCCCTGGTCCCCTGGCTCTATGGCAAAAAGGAAATGCACAGCGTCGGCCTGGTCAATACACATTTCTGGTTAGCGACATTGGGTGTGGTTCTCTACATCACAGCGATGTGGGTTGCCGGTATATCTCAAGGTTTGATGTGGCGTGCGATTAATGATGACGGCACGCTCACCTACTCCTTCGTTGAGGCCCTTAAAGCCACTCATCCGTACTACATTGTGCGTCTGATCGGCGGCATGGTCTTCTTATCCGGTATGTTCCTGATGGCGTACAACATGTATAAAACCATGAGCACCCCGAAAGCCGCTTCCACCAACACCGCTGCCCAACCGGCTTAA
- the ccoO gene encoding cytochrome-c oxidase, cbb3-type subunit II — translation MAKTHEVVEKNVGLMILLTLIAVSFGGLVEIVPLFFQKQTTQPIEGLQPWTALQLEGRDIYIREGCTVCHSQMIRPFRAETERYGHYSLAGEQVYEHPHLWGSKRTGPDLARVGGRYSDQWHHDHLMNPRDVVPESNMPGFPWLDENTLSGELTGKKMGALRSLGVPYTDADISGAKEAVEGKKEMEALIAYLQGLGTFLQIKR, via the coding sequence ATGGCAAAGACACATGAAGTCGTCGAAAAGAACGTTGGCCTGATGATTCTGCTGACGTTAATCGCGGTGAGTTTCGGTGGCCTGGTTGAAATCGTGCCTCTGTTTTTTCAGAAACAAACCACCCAGCCCATTGAAGGTCTACAACCCTGGACGGCCCTCCAATTGGAAGGGCGGGATATCTATATTCGTGAAGGATGCACTGTTTGTCACTCACAGATGATCCGGCCGTTCCGCGCTGAAACCGAGCGTTACGGTCATTACAGCCTGGCCGGTGAACAGGTCTATGAACACCCGCATTTGTGGGGTTCAAAACGCACCGGTCCGGATCTGGCCCGGGTAGGCGGACGCTACAGTGATCAGTGGCACCACGACCACCTTATGAATCCACGAGATGTAGTACCGGAATCCAATATGCCCGGCTTCCCCTGGCTGGATGAAAACACGCTCTCGGGTGAACTCACCGGCAAGAAAATGGGAGCACTTCGCTCGCTAGGTGTGCCTTATACCGATGCCGATATCAGCGGCGCTAAAGAGGCAGTGGAAGGTAAGAAAGAAATGGAAGCGCTTATTGCGTACTTGCAGGGATTGGGAACCTTTCTTCAAATCAAGAGGTAA
- a CDS encoding cbb3-type cytochrome oxidase subunit 3, with protein sequence MDINTWRGIATVVAMVAFLGVCFWTFSSKRKKHFDDAANLPFADDANHQNTLKNKQGHGD encoded by the coding sequence ATGGATATTAATACCTGGCGCGGAATCGCAACGGTTGTGGCAATGGTGGCCTTTTTAGGTGTTTGTTTCTGGACCTTCAGCAGCAAGCGTAAAAAGCACTTCGATGATGCCGCAAACCTGCCGTTTGCAGATGACGCCAACCACCAAAATACCCTCAAGAATAAGCAAGGGCATGGAGATTAA
- the ccoP gene encoding cytochrome-c oxidase, cbb3-type subunit III — MTGTDFTQGWVNGWIITIILINLLGCLWLLWWTRKRPDDPIKDGESLGHSFDGIEELNNPLPHWWLNLFYFTIAFAFIYLTLYPGWGDAKGIFGWTSAGQWETEVKRAENKYDVYFQEYAAIPVDELAKSTEAIKTGQRLFANNCAICHGSDARGNLGYPNLTDADWLYGGSPDKIVETITNGRGGMMPPMGTALGEDGVRDVATYILSFTDRKGSGNAAAGKAKFDTLCVACHGVDAKGNQMLGAPNLTDAVWLYGGSEKIITDTINGGRHGKMPAFKDTLSPEKIHVLSSYIFSLSN; from the coding sequence ATGACTGGTACTGATTTTACTCAAGGCTGGGTAAATGGTTGGATTATTACCATTATCCTGATCAATCTGTTGGGTTGCCTATGGTTACTGTGGTGGACCCGTAAACGTCCGGACGATCCGATCAAAGACGGTGAATCCCTGGGGCATTCATTCGATGGCATCGAAGAACTGAATAACCCGCTACCCCATTGGTGGCTGAATTTATTTTATTTTACCATCGCGTTCGCGTTTATTTATCTGACACTGTATCCCGGCTGGGGAGACGCTAAAGGTATTTTCGGTTGGACGTCAGCAGGTCAATGGGAAACCGAAGTAAAACGAGCCGAAAATAAATACGATGTTTATTTCCAGGAATACGCAGCAATTCCGGTAGACGAGTTGGCGAAAAGCACTGAAGCGATCAAAACAGGTCAGCGTCTGTTCGCAAACAATTGTGCGATTTGCCACGGTTCCGATGCCCGCGGCAATCTGGGCTACCCCAATCTCACAGACGCGGATTGGTTATATGGTGGTTCCCCTGACAAGATTGTAGAAACCATCACCAACGGCCGCGGTGGCATGATGCCGCCCATGGGTACTGCGCTGGGTGAGGATGGTGTCAGGGATGTGGCTACGTACATTCTCAGTTTTACTGACCGCAAAGGCAGCGGTAATGCTGCGGCCGGTAAAGCCAAGTTCGACACCCTGTGTGTTGCCTGTCACGGTGTGGACGCGAAAGGCAATCAGATGCTGGGAGCGCCAAACCTGACCGACGCTGTCTGGCTATACGGTGGATCTGAGAAAATCATAACGGACACCATCAACGGAGGCCGCCACGGCAAAATGCCGGCGTTTAAAGACACCCTGAGCCCGGAGAAAATTCACGTCCTATCCAGCTACATTTTCAGCTTGAGCAATTAA
- the ccoG gene encoding cytochrome c oxidase accessory protein CcoG, protein MTDANKIAIKDAGSNEQIDLYQKREKIYQRHLSGFFQNIRVITIWITLGVYFLGPWLTWDGRQGVLFDLPERKFYIFWFTFWPQDFLYLAWLLIIAAFALFFVTAVAGRIWCGYTCPQTVWTTFFMWIEYITEGDRHQRIRLDAQPWSVSKAIKKLSKHSLWLILAFFTAFTFVGYFAPVRELWSDLYHFNVSGWVWFWLAFFTVCTYSNAGWLREQVCIYMCPYARFQTVMFDRDTLIVTYDEKRGEPRGARKKTAEPEQLELGSCINCKMCVQVCPTGIDIRNGLQIECIGCAACIDACDSIMDQMEYPRGLIRYSTENAIVGDKTRIVRPRIVAYALLLVILCGSFVYMVFSRVPLELDIIRDRNALFRENWEGHIENVYTLKIMNKTQLAQNYDVIVSGLNNMVPHIPGNIHARPGELLTVTVTLEVALEELEKRNTTIYFTVKSNTQPSQEVTEESRFLGPFE, encoded by the coding sequence ATGACTGATGCCAACAAAATCGCGATTAAAGATGCTGGCAGCAACGAGCAGATTGACCTCTATCAAAAACGCGAGAAGATCTATCAACGGCACCTGTCCGGCTTTTTTCAGAATATCCGTGTAATTACCATCTGGATCACCCTGGGAGTCTATTTTCTCGGGCCCTGGCTCACCTGGGATGGCAGACAAGGGGTTTTATTCGACCTTCCTGAACGCAAATTTTATATTTTCTGGTTCACTTTCTGGCCCCAGGATTTCCTCTATCTGGCGTGGCTGTTAATTATCGCTGCCTTCGCTTTGTTTTTTGTCACCGCCGTGGCTGGTCGCATCTGGTGCGGATACACCTGCCCGCAAACCGTATGGACCACGTTTTTTATGTGGATCGAATACATAACCGAAGGGGATCGACACCAACGAATTCGATTGGATGCCCAACCATGGTCGGTCAGTAAAGCGATCAAAAAGCTCTCTAAGCACAGCTTGTGGCTGATATTGGCGTTCTTCACCGCTTTTACTTTTGTCGGCTATTTTGCACCGGTTCGGGAGCTGTGGTCCGACCTTTACCATTTCAATGTTTCGGGTTGGGTCTGGTTTTGGTTGGCCTTTTTTACAGTATGCACCTATTCCAATGCAGGCTGGCTGCGAGAGCAGGTCTGTATTTATATGTGCCCCTATGCCCGCTTCCAAACAGTCATGTTTGATCGCGACACACTGATTGTGACCTATGATGAAAAGCGCGGCGAACCCAGAGGAGCCCGGAAAAAGACAGCCGAACCGGAGCAGCTGGAGTTGGGTTCTTGTATTAACTGCAAAATGTGTGTTCAGGTCTGCCCTACCGGTATCGATATCCGCAACGGGTTGCAGATCGAGTGCATCGGATGCGCCGCCTGCATTGACGCCTGCGATAGTATAATGGATCAAATGGAGTATCCACGCGGTCTTATACGCTATTCCACCGAGAATGCGATTGTGGGTGATAAGACGCGCATCGTGCGTCCGAGAATCGTTGCCTACGCGTTATTGCTGGTCATCCTTTGCGGGTCATTCGTGTACATGGTCTTTTCTCGGGTGCCTTTAGAGCTGGATATTATCCGCGACCGCAATGCCCTTTTCCGCGAAAACTGGGAGGGACATATTGAAAACGTGTACACGCTGAAAATCATGAATAAAACCCAGCTGGCTCAGAATTATGATGTAATAGTTTCCGGTCTCAATAATATGGTTCCCCATATTCCCGGAAACATTCACGCCCGGCCCGGTGAGTTGCTGACCGTAACCGTGACCCTGGAAGTGGCGCTGGAAGAGCTGGAGAAAAGAAATACGACCATTTACTTTACCGTGAAATCGAATACCCAACCATCACAGGAAGTGACCGAAGAGAGCCGGTTTCTCGGCCCGTTTGAATGA
- a CDS encoding FixH family protein — MRTDTKPWYKQFWPWFLIAIPMSSVVMGVIMITLALDGEDSLVREDWYKDGMAINKRLDKQQLALGRGIKAFLTLDKDSGALFIRTRNLGENLDTELVLRLIHPTIKDQDKTLQLFLTPDKRFYTKLNRIPQGRYYVQLTTPDETWEIDSSLNFANPVKNVELVPNG; from the coding sequence ATGAGAACAGATACAAAACCCTGGTATAAACAATTCTGGCCCTGGTTCCTGATCGCCATTCCCATGAGTTCGGTTGTTATGGGGGTCATCATGATCACACTGGCATTGGACGGTGAAGACAGCCTGGTACGCGAAGACTGGTATAAAGACGGCATGGCCATTAACAAACGCCTGGACAAGCAACAACTGGCCCTTGGTCGGGGTATCAAAGCATTTCTGACACTGGATAAAGACAGTGGAGCCCTGTTTATCCGTACCCGCAACCTGGGCGAAAACCTGGACACCGAATTGGTTTTACGGCTGATCCACCCCACCATCAAAGACCAGGATAAAACCCTGCAATTATTTCTAACACCGGACAAGCGTTTCTATACCAAGTTAAATCGGATTCCACAAGGCCGTTACTACGTTCAGCTCACCACCCCGGATGAAACCTGGGAGATCGACAGCAGCCTCAATTTCGCTAATCCCGTTAAAAACGTGGAACTGGTGCCCAACGGTTAA
- a CDS encoding heavy metal translocating P-type ATPase, whose translation MSQSSCFHCGLPAKDDQYQVVIFGESRPMCCPGCQSVARAIIGIGMENYYQRRTASTPGELPAADIVPEFLQGLESWDDPQLQQAFVHELPDHQNEITLLITGITCAACVWLIEKHLDKQPGVVQIRVNMSSHLAQMVWDPQLASLSGLIKAIANIGYKAEPYTPLQQEQKIKQENQQSLIRTGIAGLGAMQVMTYAVSLYLGAFEGIDPAHQQFLRWVSALVATPVFFYSGWPFLSGAWRSLRALHLSMEVPVAIALCFAYFASLWATLVQGPEVYFDSVCMFVFFLSVGRHLEMRARHRSQSTSIRLNHSQMLTARILDEQNQQSRVPADSLVPGDRVLVRAGETIPGDGTILNGSSAVNEAMLTGEPIPVSKNTGDNVVGGTLNVEHPLTLRIDKNPKDSTLSVLKRLLQRAQSEKPVTALLANRIASWFVFGVLLISAAVFTFWWFRSPQDAFWIMLSVLVVTCPCALSLSTPTAITAATSKLMNNGFLATRSHTIEALRHVTDVVFDKTGTLTRGSFKLTRIVALNGDEPETLTRLAAALESASEHPIAKAFHGLGEQTAEDVTITPNQGVQGSVASPDRGVTVYKIGKPGFVLGPGQPLPIVPENQGQWILLAREQIPLAWFRVDDVLRNDADTVVANLMASGKQCHILSGDASGHAEAIAQQLGITQLCSNATPEDKLRYIQRLQKQNKTVLMVGDGLNDAPVLAAADISIAMAESSDLAKVAADGLMLGHSLGPIQSVFELVQKTYRIIAQNLSWAILYNLIALPLAAAGYIPPWASALGMSASSLLVVANALRINRG comes from the coding sequence ATGTCCCAGTCAAGCTGTTTCCATTGCGGGTTACCCGCCAAAGACGATCAATACCAGGTTGTCATTTTCGGTGAAAGCCGTCCCATGTGTTGCCCCGGTTGCCAATCGGTTGCCCGTGCCATTATCGGCATCGGGATGGAAAATTATTATCAACGCCGCACTGCATCAACTCCGGGTGAACTGCCCGCAGCCGATATCGTACCGGAGTTTTTACAAGGCCTGGAGAGTTGGGACGACCCGCAGCTACAACAAGCCTTTGTGCATGAGTTACCGGACCATCAGAATGAAATCACCCTGCTCATCACCGGCATCACCTGTGCGGCTTGCGTCTGGCTAATCGAAAAACATTTGGACAAACAACCCGGAGTGGTTCAAATACGCGTCAATATGAGCAGTCATTTGGCGCAGATGGTCTGGGACCCACAACTGGCCTCATTGAGTGGATTAATCAAAGCCATTGCCAACATCGGCTACAAGGCTGAGCCCTACACGCCACTTCAACAAGAACAAAAAATCAAACAGGAAAACCAGCAATCATTGATCCGGACTGGAATTGCCGGGCTGGGTGCAATGCAGGTTATGACTTATGCCGTTAGCCTGTATTTGGGCGCTTTCGAAGGCATCGATCCGGCTCACCAACAGTTCTTACGCTGGGTAAGCGCCCTGGTAGCCACGCCGGTATTTTTCTATTCCGGGTGGCCCTTTCTGTCCGGAGCGTGGCGCAGTTTGCGCGCTTTGCATCTGTCCATGGAGGTACCGGTTGCCATCGCTCTGTGCTTTGCCTATTTCGCAAGTCTATGGGCTACGCTCGTACAAGGCCCGGAGGTGTATTTCGATTCTGTCTGCATGTTTGTGTTCTTTCTATCGGTGGGTCGTCACCTGGAAATGCGCGCAAGGCATCGCTCACAAAGCACCAGTATTCGCCTGAATCATTCGCAAATGCTGACCGCACGGATACTGGATGAGCAGAACCAACAATCCCGAGTGCCAGCGGACAGCTTAGTACCGGGTGACCGCGTTCTGGTGCGGGCCGGTGAGACTATTCCCGGCGACGGCACAATCCTGAATGGTTCCAGCGCGGTGAACGAAGCAATGTTGACTGGCGAGCCTATCCCGGTGAGCAAAAACACTGGCGATAACGTCGTCGGAGGGACACTCAATGTCGAACATCCGCTTACGTTACGGATCGATAAAAACCCGAAAGATAGCACCCTGTCTGTGTTAAAACGTTTGCTTCAACGGGCACAAAGCGAGAAACCCGTAACCGCCCTTCTCGCCAATCGAATTGCCTCCTGGTTTGTTTTCGGGGTGCTTTTAATATCAGCGGCTGTATTCACTTTCTGGTGGTTTCGCTCACCGCAGGACGCGTTCTGGATCATGCTTTCGGTGCTGGTTGTCACTTGCCCCTGTGCCCTCTCCCTATCCACACCAACCGCCATTACCGCTGCCACGTCGAAGTTGATGAATAATGGGTTCCTGGCAACCCGCTCCCACACCATTGAAGCATTGCGTCATGTCACCGATGTCGTTTTTGATAAAACCGGTACCCTGACCCGGGGCAGTTTCAAACTAACCCGGATAGTTGCACTGAATGGCGATGAGCCTGAAACGCTGACCAGGCTGGCAGCGGCTTTGGAATCCGCCTCTGAACACCCCATTGCCAAAGCATTTCATGGCCTGGGAGAGCAAACCGCAGAAGATGTTACCATTACACCGAATCAGGGCGTGCAAGGCAGCGTAGCGTCACCGGATCGCGGGGTCACTGTTTATAAAATAGGTAAACCGGGTTTCGTGCTGGGCCCTGGTCAACCCCTGCCGATAGTGCCGGAAAACCAGGGTCAATGGATCCTGTTGGCGCGGGAGCAAATACCACTGGCCTGGTTTCGGGTTGATGACGTTTTGCGTAACGACGCAGACACCGTGGTGGCCAACCTTATGGCAAGTGGAAAGCAATGCCACATCCTGAGTGGCGACGCCAGTGGCCATGCCGAGGCAATTGCACAGCAACTGGGAATCACGCAGCTCTGCAGCAACGCAACACCCGAAGATAAATTGCGTTATATACAACGCTTACAAAAGCAAAACAAAACCGTATTAATGGTAGGGGATGGGCTCAACGATGCGCCGGTTCTGGCCGCCGCTGATATTTCCATAGCGATGGCTGAATCAAGCGATCTGGCAAAGGTAGCCGCAGACGGCTTGATGCTGGGACACAGTCTGGGCCCGATCCAGTCCGTATTCGAATTGGTCCAAAAAACCTATCGCATAATTGCGCAAAACTTAAGTTGGGCGATCCTGTATAATCTGATCGCGCTGCCGTTGGCAGCCGCCGGGTACATTCCGCCCTGGGCATCCGCACTGGGCATGTCCGCAAGCTCGTTACTGGTGGTCGCCAATGCATTGCGAATCAACCGAGGCTAG
- the ccoS gene encoding cbb3-type cytochrome oxidase assembly protein CcoS, with product MDIIYLLIPLALVLIAVAAAAFIWAVRNEQFDDLDRESQRILFEEDELVSPPEKSNTPTKKN from the coding sequence ATGGACATAATTTACCTGCTCATCCCCCTTGCTCTCGTGCTTATCGCCGTTGCCGCTGCCGCTTTTATCTGGGCGGTACGTAATGAGCAGTTTGACGATCTTGACCGGGAATCCCAGCGCATTCTATTCGAAGAAGACGAACTGGTTTCGCCCCCGGAAAAATCCAACACCCCAACGAAAAAAAATTAA